A region of Candidatus Polarisedimenticolia bacterium DNA encodes the following proteins:
- a CDS encoding fused MFS/spermidine synthase, protein MRRYAVTIFLSAFLLFQIQPLISKVILPWFGGGTSVWTTCLLFFQVALLGGYAYAHWSSSRLKPRSQAVLHLALLAAAILLMPILPGPGWKPPDPGRPTLRILTLLGATIGLPYFMLATTGPLLQRWRSLAMPGLSPYRLYALSNAGSLLALLTYPVAVEPLLSLRAQSLAWSAGFVLFCAACVLCAASIWKGAPSAPAAQETRRSAAARDAGAPRLAAKILWLLLAVNGSLMLLAVTNQMCQDIASVPFLWVVPLTLYLVSFIICFERDRWYSRKVFWTLEVVAAGAMVWALIRGPAADVLTQVSILSLGLFAACMVSHGELVRLRPAPEYLTSFYLMIAAGGALGAVFVSLIAPAIFRSYLELNVGIWTTFVVALVAYLYSSSASAPKSGRARSIAFVTAAVSGVVVLNAVLTLQALADLLAYNVALRNFYGVLRVQESDRGDPLRHRLSLFHGRVSHGWEFTDDSLRRAPTAYYGENSGVGLALRYFPHEKPLRVGVVGLGVGTVATYGQEGDTYRFYEINPDVGLLAESQFVYLRDSSARHEIVPGDARLSLERERPQGYDVLVLDAFNGDSVPIHLLTREAFGAYRRHLAKGGLIAANISNLHVDLRPVVWGVGEDFGYRPLMVDSPGDWEGRVSAATWVLLTHNQEFLNRKEVRQAAAAAPPRRVLWTDSYSNLFTLLKWR, encoded by the coding sequence TTGCGCCGATACGCCGTCACCATATTCCTCAGCGCCTTCCTGCTATTCCAGATCCAGCCGCTGATCAGCAAGGTCATCCTCCCCTGGTTCGGGGGCGGGACCTCGGTCTGGACGACCTGCCTGCTCTTCTTCCAGGTGGCGCTGCTTGGAGGCTACGCCTACGCGCACTGGTCGAGCAGCCGCCTGAAGCCCCGCTCCCAGGCCGTCCTGCACCTGGCTCTGCTCGCCGCGGCCATTCTGCTGATGCCGATCCTGCCGGGCCCCGGATGGAAGCCGCCCGATCCCGGACGTCCGACGCTGCGGATTCTCACGCTTCTGGGAGCGACGATCGGCCTGCCCTATTTCATGCTCGCCACGACCGGGCCGCTGCTCCAGCGGTGGCGGTCGCTGGCGATGCCGGGCCTTTCACCCTACCGGCTCTACGCGCTCTCGAACGCCGGCTCGCTCCTGGCGCTGCTGACCTACCCCGTCGCCGTCGAGCCGCTGCTCTCGCTGCGCGCCCAATCGCTCGCCTGGTCCGCCGGGTTCGTCCTGTTCTGCGCCGCCTGCGTCCTGTGCGCGGCATCGATCTGGAAAGGCGCGCCTTCGGCGCCGGCGGCTCAGGAAACCCGCCGGAGCGCGGCGGCGCGGGACGCAGGCGCGCCGCGCCTGGCCGCGAAGATCCTATGGCTCCTGCTGGCGGTCAACGGCTCGCTCATGCTCCTCGCCGTGACCAACCAGATGTGCCAGGACATCGCCTCCGTTCCATTTCTCTGGGTAGTGCCCCTCACGCTTTACCTGGTCTCGTTCATCATCTGCTTCGAGAGGGATCGCTGGTATTCGCGGAAGGTCTTCTGGACGCTGGAGGTCGTGGCGGCCGGTGCCATGGTGTGGGCGCTGATTCGCGGCCCGGCGGCCGACGTCCTGACGCAGGTGTCGATCCTGTCGCTCGGTCTCTTCGCAGCCTGCATGGTGAGCCATGGAGAGCTGGTGCGGCTGCGGCCTGCGCCGGAGTACCTGACCTCTTTTTATCTGATGATCGCGGCGGGCGGAGCGTTGGGAGCCGTCTTCGTGTCGCTGATCGCGCCGGCGATCTTTCGATCCTATCTGGAGCTGAACGTGGGGATATGGACCACCTTCGTGGTGGCCCTGGTGGCCTATCTTTACAGCTCCTCCGCGTCGGCGCCGAAGTCCGGCCGGGCCCGCTCGATCGCTTTCGTCACGGCGGCGGTGTCGGGCGTCGTCGTGTTGAACGCCGTGCTCACCCTTCAGGCGCTGGCCGACCTGCTCGCCTACAACGTCGCCTTGCGCAATTTCTATGGAGTGCTCAGGGTGCAAGAGAGCGATCGGGGCGACCCTCTCCGGCATCGCCTCAGCCTGTTCCACGGCCGGGTCAGCCATGGCTGGGAGTTTACCGACGATTCGCTGCGGCGAGCCCCGACCGCTTACTACGGCGAGAACAGCGGGGTCGGCCTGGCGCTGCGATATTTTCCGCACGAGAAGCCGCTGCGGGTGGGGGTCGTCGGGCTCGGAGTCGGCACCGTCGCGACGTACGGGCAGGAGGGGGACACTTACCGCTTCTACGAAATCAATCCCGACGTCGGGCTGCTCGCGGAGTCGCAGTTCGTCTACTTGCGCGACAGCAGCGCCAGGCACGAGATCGTGCCGGGCGACGCCCGCCTGTCGCTGGAGAGGGAGCGGCCACAGGGCTACGACGTTCTCGTCCTGGACGCCTTCAATGGCGATTCGGTACCCATACACCTGCTGACCCGGGAGGCTTTTGGAGCTTACCGGCGGCATCTCGCGAAGGGAGGCCTGATTGCAGCCAACATCTCGAACCTCCACGTCGATCTGCGTCCGGTAGTGTGGGGCGTCGGGGAGGATTTCGGGTACCGGCCTCTCATGGTCGACTCGCCGGGAGACTGGGAGGGAAGGGTCAGCGCGGCGACCTGGGTGCTGCTCACCCACAACCAGGAATTCCTGAACCGGAAAGAAGTGCGCCAGGCGGCGGCCGCCGCGCCGCCGCGCCGGGTCCTCTGGACCGATTCCTATAGCAACCTCTTCACCCTCCTCAAATGGCGGTGA
- a CDS encoding nucleotidyl transferase AbiEii/AbiGii toxin family protein → MPGNRPKVVPLPAGADRVKIKPLQARLRAESDRAGLAPEVAERDYVMSWILAGIASVPSLKETLVLNGGAALRKSYFPGYRFTEEMDFTAVGAVPAGPALDQAILEATSNVVRMLTPYTSVQIHCEPGGRRASREEKKAFEITARFPWQKEAPPVIARITMDEILLTPCASRPIRHDYGETIELQVLVCSLDEIVAEKLRAILEHGAAGKSEAIDRRILDYYDLWKVLEAFGGRLDVPDFPALLREKCRSGNLSFQGPESFFPEPLLAKVQAGWDKALKSLSTEVPLYQTVVTRLGAHVSALLASPRVPKVSATESPSGESPAP, encoded by the coding sequence GTGCCCGGGAACCGACCGAAGGTCGTCCCTTTGCCGGCCGGCGCGGACCGCGTGAAGATCAAGCCGCTGCAGGCGCGCCTGCGGGCGGAATCGGATCGCGCCGGTCTCGCTCCGGAAGTCGCCGAGCGCGACTACGTCATGTCCTGGATCCTCGCGGGAATCGCGAGCGTCCCCTCCCTGAAGGAGACGCTGGTCCTGAACGGAGGAGCGGCGCTGCGGAAGTCGTATTTCCCCGGCTACCGATTCACCGAGGAGATGGACTTCACCGCGGTCGGCGCGGTTCCGGCCGGCCCGGCGCTCGATCAGGCGATCCTGGAGGCCACGTCGAACGTCGTCCGGATGCTCACTCCCTATACTTCCGTTCAAATCCACTGCGAGCCCGGCGGCCGCCGGGCTTCGCGCGAGGAGAAGAAGGCGTTCGAGATCACGGCGCGGTTTCCATGGCAGAAGGAGGCCCCGCCCGTCATCGCCCGCATCACCATGGACGAGATCTTGCTGACGCCCTGCGCCTCCCGCCCCATCCGGCACGATTACGGCGAGACGATCGAGCTGCAGGTCCTCGTCTGCTCCTTGGACGAGATCGTCGCGGAGAAGCTGCGGGCGATTCTCGAGCACGGCGCCGCCGGAAAGAGCGAGGCGATCGATCGACGGATTCTCGATTATTACGATCTATGGAAAGTGCTGGAAGCCTTCGGAGGGCGGCTGGACGTCCCCGACTTCCCGGCGCTGCTGCGCGAGAAGTGCCGCAGCGGAAACCTGTCTTTTCAGGGGCCGGAGAGCTTCTTCCCCGAGCCGCTCCTTGCGAAGGTCCAGGCGGGGTGGGACAAGGCGCTGAAGTCGCTCTCGACCGAGGTGCCGCTCTACCAGACGGTCGTCACGCGTCTTGGCGCGCACGTCTCCGCGCTCCTCGCATCGCCACGCGTCCCGAAAGTCTCCGCCACGGAATCGCCCTCGGGCGAGTCGCCCGCCCCGTAG
- a CDS encoding VIT domain-containing protein, whose protein sequence is MTASGTRNLLRIVLLCLLALPPGGGALASEPRGPRLAGASENQDPFLLKSTDVKVVITGPVAHAVVTQSWENPNPYPVDGLYIFPLPAGAAVTDMSLRIGDRLIQGDMKRRAEARAIYEQARAGGRVAGLLDQERPNVFAQQVANIIPGARVQVILSFDHEIRCEDGACEYVFPTVVGPRFIPCRQTDPGKIDPPVVVPDQVTGQRLTMRVALDEGIEIRDLRSPSHRVGITQEDEKAAQVRLSDEDGRGAALNRDFRLLWRLGGEATEMGILAWRNASEESGPGVFTLVLQPPAEPGDEEAAPRELIFVLDCSGSMMGVPIEAAKNVVRKALVALRPGDTFQIVRFSDRASGLGPAPLAATPENLRRARIFLDSLRGEGGTEMISGIRAALARPADPERLRIVAFLTDGYIGNESEILGEVRRLLGGARLFSFGIGSSVNRYLLEGLAEEGRGEAAFLAPRETPDQMVERFVERIETPVLTDIRMTWKDLEVEDQEPRNIPDLFAGSPLVVHGRYLRPGTGLLRLEGTSHGLRRVLRRVVTLPAEAADHEALGRLWARARIHRLERELHDGAQPEVVEAITRLGLRHRLMTAYTSLVAVDSEVSNYSGSSTEINVPVEMPQDVSYEGNFGVAGNMTGFVARQSLMVQGYGDAKAQAPPASTGAGVPSSSPRETAKAEPYLDKLGRKRKDGSGRENAGGAANDSVDREEGDSSRSFESITVVLPGGTELSVESDGELWRTQGKSRTLVASLAAREMAELRTLLAAARPETWTGGGSGGRIVFAGAGMARAASLPSANPAIQALSDWVKQHAK, encoded by the coding sequence ATGACCGCGTCCGGTACCCGCAACCTGCTCCGCATCGTTCTGCTGTGCCTGCTCGCCTTGCCGCCGGGCGGGGGAGCGCTCGCTTCCGAGCCGCGAGGGCCGCGCCTCGCCGGCGCCAGCGAGAATCAAGACCCGTTTCTCCTGAAGTCCACCGACGTGAAGGTCGTGATCACCGGCCCGGTGGCGCACGCCGTGGTCACGCAATCGTGGGAGAACCCGAACCCCTATCCGGTCGACGGCCTCTACATCTTTCCGCTGCCCGCCGGCGCCGCCGTCACCGACATGAGCCTGCGGATCGGCGATCGCCTCATCCAGGGCGACATGAAGCGGCGCGCCGAGGCCCGGGCGATCTACGAGCAGGCCCGTGCCGGGGGACGGGTGGCGGGGCTGCTGGATCAGGAGCGGCCGAACGTCTTCGCCCAGCAGGTGGCCAACATCATTCCGGGCGCGCGCGTGCAGGTGATTCTCTCCTTCGATCATGAGATCCGCTGCGAGGACGGCGCCTGCGAGTACGTCTTCCCGACGGTCGTGGGGCCGCGGTTCATCCCTTGCCGCCAGACCGATCCCGGAAAGATCGATCCCCCCGTCGTCGTCCCGGATCAGGTCACCGGGCAGCGGCTGACGATGCGGGTGGCGCTCGACGAGGGGATCGAGATCCGCGACCTCCGGTCGCCTTCGCACCGGGTGGGCATCACGCAGGAGGACGAGAAGGCCGCCCAAGTGAGGCTCTCCGACGAGGACGGCCGCGGCGCCGCCTTGAACCGCGATTTCCGCCTGCTCTGGCGCCTGGGCGGGGAGGCGACCGAGATGGGGATCCTGGCGTGGCGGAATGCCTCCGAGGAAAGCGGGCCGGGCGTGTTCACGCTGGTCCTGCAGCCTCCGGCCGAGCCGGGCGACGAGGAGGCGGCGCCGCGCGAGCTGATCTTCGTCCTCGACTGCTCCGGCTCGATGATGGGCGTCCCGATCGAGGCGGCGAAGAACGTCGTCCGGAAGGCGCTCGTGGCGCTCCGGCCGGGAGACACGTTCCAGATCGTCCGGTTCTCGGATCGGGCTTCCGGGCTCGGCCCGGCTCCCCTGGCCGCGACGCCCGAGAATCTCCGGCGCGCCCGGATCTTCCTCGATTCGCTGCGGGGCGAGGGCGGCACGGAGATGATCTCCGGAATCCGGGCGGCGCTCGCGCGGCCCGCGGATCCGGAGCGGCTGCGCATCGTCGCGTTCCTCACCGACGGCTACATCGGCAACGAGAGCGAGATCCTCGGCGAGGTCCGGCGCCTGCTCGGCGGCGCCCGGCTCTTCTCGTTCGGGATCGGCTCCTCGGTCAACCGTTACCTCCTGGAAGGACTGGCCGAGGAGGGGCGGGGCGAGGCGGCGTTCCTCGCGCCGCGCGAGACTCCCGACCAGATGGTGGAGCGCTTCGTCGAGCGGATCGAGACGCCCGTCCTCACCGACATCCGGATGACCTGGAAGGATCTGGAGGTGGAGGATCAGGAGCCGCGGAACATCCCCGATCTCTTCGCTGGCTCGCCGCTCGTCGTCCACGGCCGTTACCTCCGCCCCGGCACCGGCCTGCTTCGTCTGGAAGGAACGTCGCACGGGCTGCGCCGCGTCCTGCGCCGGGTCGTCACGCTGCCGGCCGAAGCGGCCGATCACGAGGCGCTCGGGCGCCTCTGGGCGCGCGCCCGGATTCATCGTCTGGAGCGCGAGCTGCACGACGGGGCCCAGCCCGAAGTGGTCGAGGCGATCACCAGGCTCGGCCTTCGCCACCGCCTGATGACGGCCTACACGTCGCTCGTCGCGGTCGACAGCGAGGTGTCGAACTACAGCGGGTCCTCGACGGAAATCAACGTGCCCGTCGAGATGCCGCAGGACGTCTCCTACGAGGGGAACTTCGGCGTGGCCGGGAACATGACGGGGTTCGTGGCGCGCCAATCGTTGATGGTCCAGGGGTATGGGGACGCCAAGGCGCAGGCGCCTCCGGCCTCGACGGGTGCGGGGGTTCCTTCTTCCTCGCCTCGAGAGACCGCCAAGGCCGAGCCGTATCTGGACAAGCTCGGGAGGAAGAGAAAGGACGGATCCGGAAGGGAGAACGCCGGCGGCGCCGCAAATGACAGCGTCGATCGCGAGGAAGGGGACTCGTCGCGGTCCTTCGAAAGCATCACCGTCGTGCTCCCCGGCGGGACCGAGCTTAGCGTCGAGAGCGACGGGGAGCTCTGGCGGACCCAGGGGAAGAGCCGGACGCTGGTCGCGAGCCTCGCGGCCCGCGAGATGGCGGAGCTCAGAACCCTTCTCGCCGCAGCGCGCCCCGAGACGTGGACGGGCGGCGGCTCAGGCGGGCGGATCGTCTTCGCCGGCGCGGGCATGGCGCGGGCCGCGTCGCTTCCCTCGGCGAACCCGGCCATCCAGGCTCTATCCGACTGGGTTAAGCAGCACGCTAAATAG
- a CDS encoding sigma-70 family RNA polymerase sigma factor has translation MRNLRLVSPDSEEELVRRARLGDADAFQSLVRQYLPRLWKVAWRILRHREDTEDVMQEVFLSAYRALPEFRGESSLSTWLHRIAVTRALNHRDKAAERIRRVSDPWTGFAGERFRSAEASETASPLRTLETRELMRRVSQCLEKMPMSFRAVLSLRDVETLSYEETARILGIALGTVRSRLARARLALRECVQEEG, from the coding sequence ATGCGAAACCTTCGTCTGGTGAGCCCCGATTCCGAGGAGGAGCTCGTCCGCCGCGCCCGCCTGGGAGACGCCGACGCGTTTCAAAGCCTGGTGCGGCAGTACCTCCCCCGGCTCTGGAAGGTCGCCTGGCGGATACTTCGCCATCGGGAAGATACGGAGGACGTGATGCAGGAAGTCTTTCTGTCGGCCTACCGGGCGCTTCCCGAGTTCCGAGGCGAGTCCAGCCTCTCGACCTGGCTGCACCGGATCGCCGTGACCCGGGCGCTCAACCATCGGGACAAGGCCGCCGAGCGGATCCGCCGCGTCTCGGACCCCTGGACGGGCTTCGCGGGCGAGCGCTTCCGGAGCGCCGAAGCTTCGGAGACCGCCTCGCCGCTTCGCACGCTCGAGACCCGTGAGCTGATGCGCCGGGTCAGCCAGTGCCTGGAGAAGATGCCGATGTCCTTTCGGGCGGTCCTCTCGCTGCGGGACGTCGAGACTCTCTCCTACGAGGAGACCGCCCGGATCCTGGGAATCGCCCTGGGGACGGTGCGCTCGCGCCTGGCGCGCGCCCGCCTCGCCTTGAGGGAATGCGTGCAGGAGGAGGGGTGA
- a CDS encoding zf-HC2 domain-containing protein, producing the protein MGPPEDLHPTEAISAYLDGAADPEERVRVEEHLRDCVLCRDLVDDFRALSTSVASEEPPPMPSYLATQIRYRIEQAAKRSQRDRLRTPFWRSPFALAAAGVAVATLVWLAVRQQMPQPASPPLRDQDAVQDGAAATPSSPPEAKGVSGTSLAEKENSDAIMVHLGKDLNRLNSKTSPETAKKQESMADEKARPDERRASQEESFNEAQETDGDASPDRAEGYEDALQTEGAAGGSRAPAPQPPPATAEPSEPPDNAPPPAGTAMGAGPGYGEAQPLSGRPRKTYYPARGKEAREMAKAKADAGREALLEAPAPGPRSLLYETPEATVTLSEEGVITLVQRGYACSVNVATQPADGGNLVAPFELEALFNRAASREIGASAARAEAPEDASQQDKGARSKTLTLRDSQGSIIYKAQYGDSPEVAASRSVLDLEAEIRQAVWTRFRPNLEQRCGPIPGRPSPTP; encoded by the coding sequence ATGGGCCCGCCCGAAGACCTCCATCCGACCGAGGCGATCTCCGCCTATCTGGACGGGGCCGCCGACCCCGAAGAAAGAGTCCGGGTGGAGGAGCACCTGCGCGACTGCGTCCTGTGCCGCGACTTGGTCGACGACTTTCGCGCCCTTTCCACCTCGGTGGCCTCCGAAGAGCCGCCGCCGATGCCTTCCTATCTCGCCACCCAGATTCGCTACCGGATCGAACAAGCCGCGAAGCGCAGCCAGCGCGACCGGCTCCGAACTCCCTTCTGGAGGAGCCCCTTCGCCCTGGCCGCGGCCGGAGTGGCGGTCGCCACACTGGTCTGGCTGGCGGTGCGCCAGCAGATGCCGCAGCCGGCGTCCCCGCCTCTCAGAGACCAGGATGCCGTGCAAGACGGCGCTGCCGCGACCCCCTCCTCGCCTCCCGAGGCCAAAGGGGTAAGCGGGACCTCCCTGGCCGAGAAGGAAAACTCCGACGCCATCATGGTCCACCTGGGGAAGGACCTGAACCGGCTTAATTCGAAGACTTCGCCGGAGACCGCCAAGAAGCAAGAGTCGATGGCCGACGAGAAGGCGCGCCCGGACGAGCGGCGGGCCTCGCAGGAGGAGAGCTTCAACGAAGCTCAGGAGACCGACGGCGACGCGAGCCCGGATCGGGCCGAGGGCTATGAGGACGCCCTGCAGACGGAGGGCGCGGCCGGCGGAAGCCGCGCCCCGGCACCTCAACCGCCCCCGGCGACGGCGGAGCCTTCGGAGCCGCCGGACAACGCCCCGCCGCCGGCCGGCACCGCCATGGGAGCCGGACCTGGGTATGGAGAGGCACAACCCCTCTCCGGCCGCCCGCGCAAGACGTACTATCCGGCAAGAGGGAAAGAAGCGCGGGAGATGGCCAAGGCGAAGGCAGACGCCGGGCGCGAAGCGCTTCTCGAGGCTCCGGCCCCCGGCCCGCGCTCGCTTCTTTATGAGACGCCGGAGGCCACCGTCACCCTCTCCGAGGAAGGGGTGATCACTCTGGTGCAGCGCGGCTATGCCTGCTCGGTGAACGTCGCGACGCAACCGGCGGATGGAGGCAACCTCGTGGCGCCCTTCGAGCTGGAGGCCCTCTTCAACCGCGCCGCTTCCCGGGAAATCGGGGCGTCCGCGGCCCGGGCCGAGGCGCCCGAAGACGCTTCCCAGCAGGACAAAGGGGCCCGGTCCAAGACCCTGACGCTCCGGGACTCGCAGGGAAGCATCATCTATAAGGCGCAGTACGGCGACTCCCCCGAAGTCGCCGCCTCCCGCTCCGTCCTCGATCTCGAAGCCGAGATCCGCCAGGCGGTCTGGACGCGCTTCCGCCCGAATCTCGAGCAACGCTGCGGCCCGATCCCCGGCAGACCGAGTCCTACTCCCTGA
- a CDS encoding M14 family zinc carboxypeptidase, producing MFAKAWFLAAILGVLLASPAQAEAPPTPEAYFKFQPGAEGRLIDYEQLLGYLEALDKASPRLELRRIGTSPQGKPMMVAFISSEKNIAGLDGLREINQRLALDPSIPDTERTALTERGRVFLLATLSMHADEMAPTQSFPLYAYELAVTRDPAVVRQLEETVWMIVPSQNPDGLDMVVENYHKYRGTPWDGSSLPRVYHRYVGHDNNRDYVTLSQEDTRAIARLYSTEWFPQVMVEKHGMGSAGPRYYCPPNHDPIAENVDGEVWSWINVFGTNMARDMAHDGLKGVSQHWEFDNYWPGSTETALWKNSIALLTENATPNGASPVYIEPNELEGGGKGLSEYKKSVNMPDPWPGGWWRLSDAVNYELSSFRSLLRTAAENRLDLLRFQNDLCRREVARGRSQPPYYFVLPPSQRDRGEWVNLVNLLAEHGVRLFHLPHEVAAGGRRFEAGSVVVPLAQPFRPFIQEVMEKQRYPIRHYTPDGEIIRPYDITSWSLPLHRGVAAEAVGARLPEMEAAWQSLQTPLTLGNRPSRLPAGTWGIAFRPDENEAFRAAFLALATGRSVSRTTTPASAGGNPLPAGTIIVRGGTGTPTEALLEKVAVPPVVLTADPGGKLDPVKLPRVALVETYFHDMEAGWTRFLFDTYGVPYKVVHPGEIEKLDLAAGYDLIVFPNNSKEELMEGHFKQDEKVSIPDLPPEFRKGIGSKGMQKLIAFAEQGGVILAWGESCDLFLGVQEIKHGKEKDAEGEEFQLPVENVAKELGKKGFAVPGSWMRARFAQDSPLTWGMPEEGGYFFQGKPVFRTSVPGPDMDRRVLVSHPETEILLSGFAENEKLLANTVAGVWARKGRGQFVLYTFSPNFRGSTPSTSKLIFNALLMPRITSAKATAP from the coding sequence ATGTTCGCGAAGGCGTGGTTCCTGGCGGCGATCCTCGGCGTCCTCTTGGCCTCGCCGGCTCAGGCGGAGGCCCCGCCCACCCCGGAAGCCTATTTCAAGTTCCAGCCGGGCGCCGAAGGGCGCCTGATCGACTACGAGCAGCTCCTCGGGTATCTGGAAGCGCTTGATAAAGCCTCGCCGCGCCTGGAGCTTCGTCGGATCGGCACGTCGCCCCAGGGCAAGCCGATGATGGTCGCCTTCATCTCGAGCGAAAAGAACATCGCGGGGCTCGACGGCCTGCGCGAGATCAACCAGCGCCTGGCGCTCGATCCGTCGATCCCCGATACGGAGCGCACCGCGCTCACCGAACGAGGCCGCGTCTTTCTCCTGGCGACGCTGTCGATGCACGCCGACGAGATGGCGCCCACCCAGTCCTTTCCTCTCTACGCCTACGAGCTGGCCGTCACCCGCGATCCCGCCGTCGTCCGCCAGCTCGAGGAAACCGTCTGGATGATCGTGCCTTCCCAGAATCCCGACGGCCTCGACATGGTGGTGGAGAACTACCACAAGTATCGTGGGACGCCCTGGGACGGCTCGTCGCTGCCGCGCGTCTACCACCGCTACGTGGGCCACGACAACAACCGCGACTACGTCACCCTCTCGCAGGAGGACACGCGCGCCATCGCGCGCCTGTACTCCACCGAATGGTTCCCGCAAGTCATGGTCGAGAAGCACGGCATGGGCTCGGCCGGGCCGCGCTATTACTGCCCTCCCAACCACGATCCGATCGCCGAGAACGTCGACGGGGAAGTCTGGAGCTGGATCAACGTCTTCGGCACCAACATGGCGCGCGACATGGCGCACGACGGCCTCAAGGGCGTCTCGCAGCATTGGGAGTTCGACAACTACTGGCCCGGCTCGACCGAAACGGCGCTCTGGAAGAACAGCATCGCCCTGCTGACCGAGAACGCCACTCCCAACGGCGCCTCGCCCGTGTACATCGAGCCGAACGAGCTGGAAGGCGGAGGCAAGGGGCTGTCGGAGTACAAGAAGAGCGTGAACATGCCGGACCCGTGGCCGGGCGGATGGTGGCGGCTGAGCGACGCGGTGAATTACGAGCTGTCGTCGTTCCGGTCGTTGCTGCGCACCGCGGCCGAGAATCGTTTGGACCTCCTGCGCTTCCAGAACGATCTCTGCCGCCGCGAAGTCGCCCGCGGCCGGAGCCAGCCGCCTTACTACTTCGTCCTGCCGCCGAGCCAGCGCGATCGCGGCGAATGGGTCAATCTCGTCAACCTCCTCGCCGAGCACGGCGTGCGGCTGTTCCACCTGCCGCACGAAGTCGCCGCCGGCGGCCGGCGGTTCGAGGCGGGCTCGGTGGTCGTGCCTCTGGCGCAGCCCTTCCGTCCCTTCATCCAGGAGGTGATGGAGAAGCAGCGCTATCCGATCCGGCACTACACGCCCGACGGCGAGATCATCCGCCCCTACGACATCACGAGCTGGTCGCTGCCGCTGCATCGCGGCGTCGCGGCGGAGGCCGTGGGCGCGCGGCTGCCGGAGATGGAAGCAGCGTGGCAGAGCTTGCAGACTCCCCTCACCCTCGGCAACCGCCCGTCGCGGCTGCCGGCCGGGACCTGGGGGATCGCGTTCCGGCCCGACGAGAACGAAGCGTTCCGCGCCGCCTTCCTCGCCTTGGCGACCGGACGTTCCGTTAGCCGGACGACGACTCCGGCGAGCGCCGGCGGGAATCCTCTTCCCGCCGGAACCATCATCGTCCGCGGCGGGACGGGCACCCCCACGGAAGCGCTCCTAGAGAAGGTGGCCGTGCCTCCGGTCGTACTGACAGCCGACCCAGGCGGGAAGCTCGACCCCGTGAAGCTGCCGCGCGTCGCGCTCGTCGAAACCTACTTCCACGACATGGAGGCGGGATGGACCCGCTTCCTGTTCGACACTTACGGAGTCCCCTACAAGGTCGTGCACCCCGGCGAGATCGAGAAGCTCGACCTCGCGGCCGGCTACGATCTGATCGTCTTCCCCAACAACAGCAAGGAAGAGCTGATGGAGGGACACTTCAAGCAGGACGAGAAGGTTTCGATTCCCGATCTCCCGCCCGAGTTCCGCAAGGGGATCGGCTCGAAGGGGATGCAGAAGCTCATCGCGTTCGCCGAACAAGGCGGAGTCATTCTCGCTTGGGGAGAGTCTTGCGATCTCTTCCTCGGGGTCCAGGAGATCAAGCACGGCAAGGAGAAAGATGCGGAGGGGGAGGAATTCCAGCTCCCCGTCGAGAACGTCGCCAAGGAGCTGGGCAAGAAAGGCTTCGCCGTGCCGGGCTCCTGGATGCGCGCCCGCTTCGCCCAGGACAGCCCGCTGACCTGGGGGATGCCGGAAGAGGGCGGCTACTTCTTCCAGGGAAAGCCGGTGTTTCGCACGTCGGTGCCGGGGCCCGACATGGATCGCCGCGTCCTCGTCAGCCATCCCGAGACCGAGATCCTCCTCTCCGGCTTCGCCGAGAACGAGAAGCTCCTGGCCAACACCGTCGCCGGCGTCTGGGCCCGCAAAGGCCGCGGCCAGTTCGTCCTCTACACCTTCTCCCCCAACTTCCGCGGCTCGACCCCCTCCACCTCCAAGCTGATCTTCAACGCCCTGCTCATGCCGAGAATCACCTCGGCGAAAGCGACGGCCCCGTAG
- a CDS encoding DUF2585 family protein, with product MRSHRWIVLAVLAVIALTAIVERSIGRSPLGPDGRFGWWDGDIWSSENSQRVLDAYSFSHVVHGILFFAFLWLVARRLPVRYRFLIALLIEAGWEILENSPVIINRYREATIAQGYVGDSVLNSCSDVVMVALGFLFASRMRPWVSVTAVLVMEVVCLIWVRDNLTLNVIMLVHPIEAIKAWQSAGHLTP from the coding sequence TTGAGAAGCCACCGGTGGATTGTCCTCGCCGTGCTCGCCGTGATCGCGCTGACGGCGATCGTCGAAAGATCGATCGGACGCTCGCCGCTGGGGCCGGACGGAAGGTTCGGATGGTGGGACGGCGACATCTGGAGCAGCGAGAACTCGCAGCGGGTTCTCGACGCCTATTCCTTTTCACACGTCGTGCACGGGATCCTGTTCTTCGCCTTCCTGTGGCTCGTGGCGCGGCGGCTGCCGGTGCGCTACCGGTTCCTGATCGCGTTGCTGATCGAAGCGGGGTGGGAGATCCTCGAGAACTCTCCGGTGATCATCAACCGCTACCGGGAGGCGACGATCGCCCAAGGCTACGTCGGCGACAGCGTGCTCAATTCGTGCAGCGACGTCGTGATGGTGGCGCTCGGCTTCCTGTTCGCGTCCCGGATGCGCCCCTGGGTCAGCGTCACGGCGGTCCTCGTCATGGAGGTCGTCTGCCTGATCTGGGTGCGCGACAACCTGACGCTGAACGTCATCATGCTGGTCCATCCCATCGAGGCGATCAAGGCCTGGCAGTCAGCCGGCCACCTCACGCCTTGA